From Heptranchias perlo isolate sHepPer1 chromosome 8, sHepPer1.hap1, whole genome shotgun sequence, a single genomic window includes:
- the LOC137324235 gene encoding small integral membrane protein 26-like isoform X1, protein MNLKEIARWNVRVSLVYALGIWTMLGTYGFFQLKKKREQAIIGSSAEDSAAATYQEELQTNVEPEKKTKKEFVDTNVVLKENFVPFSSRIYSYGKSVFGDSSDTSTEERNSEK, encoded by the exons ATGAACCTGAAGGAGATCGCGCGCTGGAATGTCCGCGTGTCGCTGGTTTACGCGCTTGGGATCTGGACCATGCTCGGCACCTACGGCTTCTTTCAGTTGAAGAAGAAACGGGAACAGGCGATCATTGGGAGCAGCGCCGAGGACTCTGCAG CAGCCACTTACCAAGAGGAACTCCAAACCAATGTTGAGCCTGAAAAGAAAACGAAGAAAGAATTTGTAGATACAAATGTTGTTTTAAAGGAGAATTTTGTCCCTTTTTCATCCAGAATCTACAGCTATGGGAAGTCTGTTTTTGGTGATTCATCTGATACTTCAACAGAAGAAAGGAATTCAGAAAAATGA
- the LOC137324235 gene encoding small integral membrane protein 26-like isoform X2 encodes MNLKEIARWNVRVSLVYALGIWTMLGTYGFFQLKKKREQAIIGSSAEDSAATYQEELQTNVEPEKKTKKEFVDTNVVLKENFVPFSSRIYSYGKSVFGDSSDTSTEERNSEK; translated from the exons ATGAACCTGAAGGAGATCGCGCGCTGGAATGTCCGCGTGTCGCTGGTTTACGCGCTTGGGATCTGGACCATGCTCGGCACCTACGGCTTCTTTCAGTTGAAGAAGAAACGGGAACAGGCGATCATTGGGAGCAGCGCCGAGGACTCTGCAG CCACTTACCAAGAGGAACTCCAAACCAATGTTGAGCCTGAAAAGAAAACGAAGAAAGAATTTGTAGATACAAATGTTGTTTTAAAGGAGAATTTTGTCCCTTTTTCATCCAGAATCTACAGCTATGGGAAGTCTGTTTTTGGTGATTCATCTGATACTTCAACAGAAGAAAGGAATTCAGAAAAATGA
- the taf5l gene encoding TAF5-like RNA polymerase II p300/CBP-associated factor-associated factor 65 kDa subunit 5L codes for MKRVRTEQIQAAVAHYLRRRQYADSDGALKQGPKFSQTAEEMATNLTVQAESGSPNVVSAAPCQADPNQYEIQFGRLKIFLFDTESKYSREVKQLLYPLFVYLHLDMVHSGLKSAADSFYSRFHGMFLQNTDQKDIMEQLRTTLNSQDIYSNSKLRILIENKYVLSLTEESYNYLLRYLQSDNNSALCKVLASRVQLDVQCSQQTGYQLYSVGALSRSEGVGMEPSEIPSAMLQNEAALDMLQDSIKRVKDGAPSLTTICFYAFYNTDQLLNTAEISPDNKLLSAGFDNSCIKLWSLRSKKLKSGPQQVDVSRINLACDILDDELEDDVGTEMKILRGHCGPVYGTKFLSDNSGLLSCSEDTTVRYWDLCSFKNTGLYRGHAYPVWDIDISPMSLYFVSGSHDQTARLWALDRTYPLRIYAGHLADVDCVKFHPNSNYIATGSIDKTVRLWSTQQGNTVRLFTGHRGPVLALAFSPNGKYLASAGEDQRLKLWDLASGTLFKELRGHTDNITSLAFSPDSSLIVSASVDNSVRVWDIRNTYSNSSVDGSSSELVGVYTGQTSNLLSVQFMSCNLVLVTGVAQEKKEQ; via the exons TTCAAGCAGAGTCTGGTTCTCCCAACGTGGTGTCTGCAGCTCCCTGTCAGGCTGATCCTAATCAATATGAGATCCAGTTTGGACGGCTGAAAATCTTCCTTTTTG ATACAGAATCGAAGTACAGCCGAGAAGTAAAACAACTGCTCTACCCTTTATTCGTCTACCTCCACCTTGACATGGTGCACAGTGGTTTGAAGAGTGCAGCAGACAGCTTCTACAGTCGCTTCCATGGGATGTTCCTACAAAATACAGATCAGAAGGACATCATGGAACAGTTGCGGACTACTCTGAATAGCCAGGATATTTATTCAAACTCCAAGCTGCGTATCCTGATTGAAAACAAATATGTTCTTAGCCTTACTGAAGAAAGTTATAACTATCTCCTCCGCTACCTCCAGAGTGATAACAATAGTGCTCTATGCAAGGTTCTAGCCTCCCGCGTTCAGTTGGATGTGCAGTGTTCTCAGCAGACGGGTTATCAGCTGTACAGTGTTGGTGCGTTATCTCGAAGTGAGGGGGTGGGCATGGAGCCTTCGGAGATACCCTCTGCCATGCTGCAGAACGAAGCTGCGCTGGACATGTTGCAGGACAGTATAAAACGGGTAAAAGATGGAGCGCCCTCTCTTACAACTATTTGTTTCTACGCTTTCTACAACACAGACCAGCTGCTCAATACTGCGGAAATTTCACCAGACAATAAATTGCTTAGTGCTGGCTTTGATAACTCTTGTATCAAACTCTGGAGCTTGCGGTCGAAGAAACTGAAATCCGGACCGCAGCAAGTGGATGTTTCGCGAATCAACCTCGCCTGTGATATCTTGGATGATGAG CTGGAAGATGATGTGGGCACTGAAatgaagattctaagagggcactgtgggcctgtgtatggcaCCAAGTTTCTCTCTGATAATTCAGGACTTCTGTCTTGTTCGGAAGACACAACAGTCCGATACTGGGATTTGTGCAGTTTCAAGAACACTGGTTTGTATCGAGGACACGCTTATCCAGTCTGGGACATCGACATTAGTCCCATGAGCCTTTATTTTGTGAGTGGATCGCATGATCAGACAGCAAGACTTTGGGCACTTGACAGAACGTACCCACTGCGCATTTATGCGGGTCACTTAGCAGATGTTGACTGTGTTAAGTTTCACCCAAACTCTAATTACATAGCCACAGGCTCGATAGATAAAACTGTGCGGTTGTGGAGTACGCAGCAAGGGAATACTGTACGTCTCTTCACAGGACATCGTGGCCCTGTGCTGGCATTGGCCTTTTCTCCGAACGGAAAGTACTTGGCTTCAGCAGGTGAAGACCAGCGGCTAAAACTATGGGACCTTGCATCGGGTACTTTATTCAAAGAGCTGAGAGGGCATACTGACAATATAACTAGCCTTGCATTTAGTCCAGATAGCAGTTTGATAGTTTCTGCATCTGTTGACAATTCGGTTCGTGTCTGGGATATTCGTAACACTTACTCTAATTCATCGGTGGATGGTTCTTCCAGTGAGCTGGTGGGTGTATATACAGGACAGACCAGTAACCTTTTGAGTGTACAGTTCATGTCCTGCAATCTGGTGTTGGTTACTGGAGTTGCACAAGAAAAAAAAGAACAATAA